A region from the Desulfomonile tiedjei genome encodes:
- a CDS encoding PaaI family thioesterase, translated as MDQKLCDDLVRRSLLGPYGKLLGFEAVEIEEGCSLVRMTVHPDLENIFGATHGGALFSVIDEAFQLAANSHGIWSVALNVSITYMAAPKPNTVLEARAKELNRTKRTASYYCDVREKDGGRLIATAQALAYRTGKDIAFT; from the coding sequence ATGGACCAGAAACTGTGTGATGATTTGGTGCGTCGGTCCCTGTTGGGACCTTACGGAAAACTACTAGGATTTGAGGCTGTTGAAATCGAAGAGGGGTGCTCGTTGGTTCGCATGACGGTTCACCCGGACCTGGAAAACATCTTCGGAGCCACTCATGGCGGCGCGTTGTTTTCCGTCATCGACGAGGCCTTTCAACTGGCTGCCAATAGTCACGGGATCTGGTCCGTGGCCCTGAACGTCAGCATTACGTACATGGCTGCGCCCAAGCCGAATACAGTCCTCGAAGCGCGTGCGAAAGAACTGAACCGAACAAAGCGTACAGCATCGTACTACTGCGATGTCCGTGAAAAAGACGGGGGCAGACTTATTGCCACCGCTCAGGCATTGGCCTACCGAACCGGAAAAGATATAGCCTTCACATAA
- a CDS encoding DUF502 domain-containing protein translates to MQTMLRFFFTGVATLLPFAVTVFLVSWLVRITDAYVGPSSTFGAFLVTISGTQYKYSGYIVGYLVVVLLIILLGFLVNRATVSRLHRAVDRTFARIPLFGKIYATVGQMVEIFGQKGQGGLDRFGGVGQIRMGNVKMLGLLTSRQRYLMPDGREYFLLFVPNSPIPATGFNVFVPVEDFELLDMAVEDLAKVLMSLGLLGSQVLRPPVQPVPVKKVQDGPETV, encoded by the coding sequence ATGCAAACCATGTTGCGTTTCTTTTTCACCGGAGTTGCTACGCTGCTCCCGTTTGCGGTCACTGTGTTCCTGGTGAGCTGGCTAGTCAGGATCACGGATGCATACGTGGGGCCCAGCAGCACCTTCGGAGCGTTCCTCGTTACCATTTCGGGGACCCAATACAAGTACTCCGGATACATCGTCGGGTACTTGGTGGTCGTGCTACTGATAATCCTTCTCGGGTTCCTTGTGAACCGCGCCACGGTGTCACGACTTCACCGAGCCGTGGATCGCACGTTCGCCAGGATTCCTTTGTTCGGCAAGATATACGCCACTGTGGGTCAAATGGTGGAAATATTTGGCCAAAAGGGCCAAGGTGGCCTGGATCGTTTTGGCGGAGTCGGTCAGATCCGAATGGGCAATGTGAAGATGCTTGGCCTGCTGACCTCCCGTCAGCGTTATCTAATGCCCGACGGTCGGGAATACTTCTTGCTCTTTGTTCCGAACTCGCCGATCCCGGCCACCGGGTTCAACGTGTTTGTGCCGGTGGAAGATTTCGAATTGCTGGACATGGCCGTGGAGGATCTGGCAAAAGTGTTGATGTCTCTGGGCCTCCTGGGCTCGCAGGTTCTGCGACCTCCGGTTCAGCCCGTTCCTGTGAAAAAGGTGCAAGATGGACCAGAAACTGTGTGA